In Sphingomonas psychrotolerans, the following proteins share a genomic window:
- the sctT gene encoding type III secretion system export apparatus subunit SctT, with product MTGWSDPLLLLGVATARIAVAFMLMPIFSPDLIPAMVRNSILVSLGIVSLMLQPSLDVSMMGPGQWAAMFAKEVFVGLIIGFFFGSVLWALEAAGQIIDTKVGATMAQIVDPLSGHQTSLNGAFLGRLAGIVFIFSGGLSLLVHVLMESYALWPVAAPMPTLDARGLGLFEAEFGRLMVLATLFAAPVLTVLFLIDLGLGLINRFAQQLNVFTLSMSIKAFAATAIVLLLVGSFIEAITRDILSRPDLILNILRGLVH from the coding sequence TGCTCGGCGTCGCGACTGCGCGGATCGCAGTCGCGTTCATGCTGATGCCGATCTTCTCGCCCGATCTGATCCCGGCGATGGTGCGCAACTCGATCCTCGTGTCGCTCGGTATCGTCTCGTTGATGCTCCAGCCGTCGCTGGATGTTTCGATGATGGGCCCGGGTCAATGGGCGGCGATGTTCGCCAAGGAAGTATTCGTCGGGCTGATCATCGGTTTCTTCTTCGGCTCGGTGCTGTGGGCGCTCGAGGCAGCGGGGCAGATCATCGACACCAAGGTCGGCGCGACGATGGCGCAGATCGTCGATCCGCTATCTGGGCACCAGACCTCGCTCAACGGCGCATTCCTCGGCCGACTCGCGGGGATCGTGTTCATCTTCTCGGGCGGGCTCTCGCTGCTCGTCCATGTCCTGATGGAGAGCTATGCGCTGTGGCCGGTCGCCGCGCCGATGCCGACGCTCGACGCGCGCGGGCTGGGCCTGTTCGAGGCCGAGTTCGGCCGGCTGATGGTGCTCGCTACCTTGTTCGCCGCACCGGTCCTGACCGTGCTGTTCCTGATCGACCTCGGCCTCGGCCTGATCAACCGCTTCGCCCAGCAGCTCAACGTCTTCACCTTGTCGATGTCGATCAAGGCATTCGCCGCCACGGCGATCGTCCTGCTGCTGGTAGGCTCGTTCATCGAGGCGATCACCCGTGACATCCTCAGCCGCCCCGATCTGATCCTCAACATTCTGCGCGGGCTTGTCCATTGA